In one Amaranthus tricolor cultivar Red isolate AtriRed21 chromosome 8, ASM2621246v1, whole genome shotgun sequence genomic region, the following are encoded:
- the LOC130820208 gene encoding pentatricopeptide repeat-containing protein At4g26680, mitochondrial yields MKMSSLSNSSLLGSSAKNKRNLLPIPHGTIPQPKGQDLDFVNVAYSHLIHSEWEKLEDLSSGLNPFRFKHVLLKLKKDYVLSYEFYKWVNLKKPNFHNLETHSMILHVLTKHRKFKSTQEIMKNILNSRSIELHIKLFEAILYSYRLCDSSPCVFDALFKTLAHMKKFRYATDTFCLMKDYGFLPTIESCNALMSSLLSFNRVDIVLSFYREIKKCKILPNVYTMNMVISAYCKLGNLERALEVFHDMTSMGIFPTVASYNTLIGGYSDKGLISSALKLKSSMEKNGLKRDVVTYNTLIYGYCKEGKLQDAYKVFNEMKSVEIPPNTITYNSLINGYSQLGNSAMGYELYEDMLKFGVKADIVTYNALILGFCNEGKTKKAAFVVKELDKQNLVPNSSTYYALILGQCMRKNSERAFELYKSMIRSGCYPNSKTYGILISCFCHNKDFDVAIGVLREMLGRSVVPDSAVVSELCNGLFLNGNADLAVKLRDEVDATFRG; encoded by the coding sequence ATGAAAATGTCTAGTTTGAGCAATTCTTCACTACTGGGTAGTTCAgcaaaaaataagagaaatttaTTACCCATTCCTCATGGAACAATACCTCAACCTAAAGGTCAAGATCTTGATTTTGTGAATGTGGCATATAGCCATCTCATACATTCTGAGTGGGAAAAATTAGAGGATTTATCAAGTGGGTTGAACCCATTTAGGTTTAAACATGTATTGTTAAAGCTTAAGAAGGATTACGTACTTTCATATGAGTTTTATAAGTGGGTTAATCTCAAAAAACCTAATTTCCATAACCTTGAAACTCATTCCATGATTCTCCATGTTCTGACAAAGCACCGAAAATTTAAGTCTACTCAAGAAATTATGAAGAATATACTGAATTCGCGCTCGATTGAGTTGCATATTAAGTTGTTTGAGGCAATATTATACTCGTATCGATTGTGTGATTCATCCCCTTGTGTTTTTGATGCACTTTTTAAGACTCTTGCCCATATGAAGAAGTTTAGATATGCTACTGATACCTTTTGCCTGATGAAAGATTATGGGTTTTTACCTACGATCGAGTCGTGCAATGCACTTATGAGTTCCTTGCTTAGTTTTAATAGGGTGGATATAGTATTATCTTTTTATAGGGAAATCAAGAAATGTAAAATTTTGCCGAATGTGTATACTATGAACATGGTTATTTCGGCTTATTGTAAGTTAGGAAATTTAGAAAGGGCTTTGGAGGTGTTTCATGATATGACAAGCATGGGAATCTTCCCTACTGTTGCTTCATATAATACACTTATTGGAGGCTATTCTGATAAGGGCTTGATTTCCTCTGCCTTGAAGTTAAAATCCTCCATGGAAAAAAATGGTTTGAAGCGAGATGTTGTTACTTATAACACCCTTATCTATGGATATTGCAAAGAAGGGAAATTGCAGGACGCATACAAGGTCTTTAATGAGATGAAATCAGTCGAGATACCTCcaaatacaataacatataattctTTGATTAATGGATATAGCCAATTGGGTAATAGTGCGATGGGTTATGAGCTTTATGAAGATATGCTGAAATTCGGTGTAAAGGCGGACATTGTGACATATAATGCTTTGATTTTGGGGTTCTGCAACGAGGGTAAGACCAAGAAAGCCGCCTTTGTGGTTAAAGAACTTGACAAGCAGAATTTAGTCCCTAATTCCTCAACTTATTATGCTCTTATTTTGGGACAATGCATGAGAAAGAACTCAGAACGTGCGTTCGAACTGTATAAAAGTATGATTAGAAGTGGTTGTTATCCAAACAGTAAAACATATGGGATTTTGATCTCTTGCTTCTGTCATAATAAGGATTTTGATGTAGCAATTGGGGTGTTGAGGGAAATGCTAGGAAGAAGTGTGGTTCCTGATTCTGCAGTCGTTTCGGAGTTGTGCAATGGCCTTTTCCTAAATGGAAATGCTGACTTAGCTGTAAAGCTGCGCGATGAGGTAGATGCTACATTTCGTGGCTGA